The region CGGCTGCATGCCGTGGATGACGATCTTCCTGTTCGCGGCCGTAATCGGCGGAGGCCTGTTGGCGACCGCGGTTCCCGCACTGCTGAAAGGCTAGCGCGCGCCGCTTTCGCGCGCGGCTGGCGCCGCGATCCCACCCCTTAATCCCCTCCCTTGAAAAGAAGGGGAGGATACCCCGAGATTGGCGCGCCGTTCCGAGCCTAAGGCGAGGCAAGCGCGCCCGCGCGCCCGAGCTTTTGCGAGGACATCGCACACCCGTATGGGTGTGCGCAAAGCCTGTCAGAGGCAGGCTTCCAAGTAAGCCTGGTCGAAGCCGAACTGGCGGGCCTTTTCCAGCGTGTAGGGGCGCAGGCCCGAGCTGCGGAACTCGCCCATGATCTTGCCGTCCTCGCCCTCGTCCAGATATTCAAACTTGAAGAGTTCCTGGGTGACGATGACGTCGCCTTCCATCCCGATCACCTCGGTGATGTTGGTCGTTCGGCGCGAACCGTCGCGCAGGCGCTTGACCTGAACGATCAGGTCGACGCTTTCCGCGATCTGGCGCGAGATGGCTTCCTTGGGGATCTTGATGTCGCCCATCAGGATCATGTTTTCCATACGGCCGAGCGCCTCGCGCGGGCTGTTGGCGTGCAGCGTACACATCGAGCCGTCGTGGCCGGTGTTCATTGCGGCGAGCAGGTCGAAGGCTTCCGCGCCGCGAATCTCGCCCAGGATGATCCGGTCGGGGCGCATGCGCAGCGCGTTCTTGACGAGGTCGCCGATGGTGATCGCGCCCTGGCCTTCGAGGTTGGGCGGACGCGTTTCGAGCGGCAGCCAGTGCGGCTGCTGCAGGCGCAGTTCCGCCGCATCCTCGATCGTCAGCACACGCTCGCCCGGGTCGATCATCTTCGACAGGGCGTTGAGCATGGTCGTCTTGCCCGAGCCGGTACCGCCCGAGATCACGACATTCATCCGGCACGCGCCCGCAATCTTCAATGCGGTCGCCATCTTGTCGTCCATCGAGCCGAAGCCGCGAAGCATGTCGAGCGTGATCGGCTTTTCGGAGAATTTACGGATCGAGATCGCGGTGCCGCGCAAGCTGAGCGGCGGGACGATCACGTTGACGCGGCTGCCGTCCTTGAGACGCGCGTCGGCCAGCGGCGTGGTCTGGTCGACGCGCCGGCCGACCTGGTTCACGATCCGCTGCGCGATCTGGAACAGGTGCTGTTCGTCGCGGAACTGGATCGGGGCGAGGGTGAGCTTGCCCTTCTTTTCGATGTAGGTCTGGTCGGGACCGTTGACCATGATATCGGACACGTCCGGGTCCTGCAGCAGCTCTTCGAGTGGCCCGAAGCCCAGCAGCTCGTCGATCAGCACCTTTTCCAGCGCGAATTGCTCGCGCCGGTTGAGCGTGACCTTGAGCTCGGCCAGCACCTCCATGATGATCGGGCGGAATTCCTCGGCCAATTCGTCCTTGGTCAGGGTCGATGCGGCTTCGGGGTCGATCCTCTCGAGCAGGCGCGGCAGCACCTGCTCCTTGATCTTATGGACGCTCGCCTCGAACCCGGTGATCTCTTCCTTCACATGGACCGCGTTGGATCGCTCGTTCAGGCGACGGTGGGCATCGGCGTGGCGGTTCGCGCCGACAGGCTTGGGTGTGGCGGGCGCGTCGTTGCCGTCCCGTTGCTCCTCGGGGATGGGCGGAAATTGCTCGCCGCCCTCGGAATCGTCGTCGCGCGAGGTCGACTTGCCCTTCATCGGTCGGGCATTGCCGAAGGCCGGGCGGCTTCCGGAAGACATGCCCCCGGGTCCGTTCCTGCGTCCGAAAGCGCTCATCGACCGTTCCCCCGAAGGCCCTTGGGCCAATACTTGCCAACACCAATGGGCGCGTGGCCGGATAGCCAACAGCGCCTTCTCGAACTTGGTGAATAGAATCGAAACCTTAGCAATTTCCTAAGTCGGGCGGGGACTGTCGCGACATCTCGCGGCACCGGTTAAAGCCATTCTTAACCATGCGCTCCTAGGGAGTGATGCCATGCAGACGGCACCCCGCGGCATCCTATCCGCAGATACGTACCAACCGACAATCGGTTGTACGGCCCAGCTGACTTTGCCCGGGCTCGCACTCGGCATCGCGCTGACCACTCTGGTGTCGGCGGTACTGTTTGCCACCTACCAGATCGCCTTGCCCAATCGAGCCTTGGAAGGATTGCGGCAGACGGGAGTCGTCTTTCTCGCCTTCGAGGCACTTGTCATCATACTTGCGATGGCCCGCGGTTTCGAAGTCGGTACGCTGTGGAACAGCCTTACGCGCTTCACCCGCTTTCTCTTGGTCGTGTTCTTCGCCACCTTCCTGTGGGGAGGGCTCGTGCATTCGCCGGCGGCGGCATGGGCCACGATGGTGAGCCTTTCCGCACCATTTCATGTCATTTTCGCCTTTGCCATCGCCCATAGCCTCCGGCCTTTCGGTGCAGCGGCGATGGATGTTTTCGAGAAGATCATCTTCGTCGCGATGGCGATTTTCGCGGTCTTGGTCGCCGTGCATTTCCTGACCCCGCCCCCAGCCATCGATCCGGTCGATATCAAGTGGTACATCGCCGTGCCCGGCTTCATCTCGCATCGCCTGCTCGGCGCATTCGCCGGCGGACTGCTTGCCCTGTTCGTCGCCGACCATGTCCTGCGCTATCGCGATTCTTTCGCACCATGGTGGGCCTATGGTGCGCTCGTCCTGTTGACCGGGCTGACCGTGTGGACCGGCACCCGCGCCGCCTTGCTCGGCATCGGCATCGCCTTGCCGGTCGCGTGGTTGTGCGGCCTGCCGAGGCCGACGGGCCGTCAGGCGATCGCCCTGTCGGCATGTGCTGCGCTCGGCATAGGGCTCGCCATCCTCGCCATACCTTACGGATCGCCCCATTTCCGCCTGTTCAACGGGAGCGACGTCGCCTCGGCCGATGCCGTGTCGGGGGGGCGCCTCGTCTACTGGAGTTTCATCCTCGACGCGATTGCGGAGCATCCCCTCATCGGAGCAGGCAGCGGTGCCTCGATGTGGATTCTTCCCGCCGAGGCGCAGCAACACATCCAGCCGCATAATGTCGTGCTGCAATTCCTGTTGAGCTGGGGAGCCTTCGCCACGGCTGCGGCACTCATGCTTCTCGCCAAGTTCGTCCGCGCAGTTCATGTGATCGCGGCGCGTCATCCATCCGCACTGCCCTTTCTGGCGCTCCTTGACTGCCTGCTGGTCGTCTCGCTTCTCGACGGCATGTTTCATTTTGCGCGCCATTTCATGCTGATGATGCTCGCGAGCGGTGTCATCTTCGCGATCGAGCGCCATGCACGGGGCATCGACAAGCCGGGAGCGCATGCCTAGGGAGCGCGCCTGAGCGACCGGCGTGCCGGTGCCGCCCGATTCCCAAGGAGACGACCGGTTCAACATAGCGAGCGCAGCGGTATCCTGCTGGCCGTGGCGGGATTTTCCTCGCTGTCGGTGGGCGATGCCATCGTGAAGACGATGGCGGGCGAGTGGTCGCCGCTCGGCGTGGCCGCGCTGCGCTTTACGATCGGCGCGATCGGCCTCGCGCTGCTGCTTTGGCGGAGCGAGGGGACGGCATCGTTTCGACCCAGGCGGCCGTTGCTGCAGATCGCTCGCGGGTTCTGCCTCGCCGGTGCGACGCTGTGTTTCTTCTCCGCCATCTTCGTAATGCAGCTGGCCGAGGCGATGGCGATCGCGTTCATCTCGCCGATCATCGTCGCCTTTCTGAGCGGGCCGCTGCTCAAGGAGAAGGTGCGTCCCGCGGTATGGATCGCCACGCCGGTCGCACTGATCGGGGTGCTGCTGGTGCTGCGGCCCAATTTCGCCGAGCTCGGCTGGATGGCCCTGCTTCCCCTGATCTCGGCGGCCTTCTTCGGCACGATGGTGATCGCGAACCGGGCGGCGGCAGGCGATGGCAGCTCGCTGTCGATGCAGGCCTATATCGCGTGCATCGCCGCGCCTTTCCTCGTCGCTGCTGCACTCGTCGGCCATCTGAGCGGCGCGCCGAGCCTGCAACTCGACCTGCCGGACTGGACGGTCGTCGCGCGATGCGCACTGGTGGCCCTGACGGCGAGCAGCGCGCACTGGCTCGCCTATATGGGCACGATGCGGGCGGGCGCGGCGACCATCGCACCGATGGTCTATGTCCAGATGATCGTGGCGGTCGCGCTCGGCTACCTCCTCTTCGGCGACGTGCCCGACCTCCCGACCATCAGCGGGGCGGCGATCATCATCGGGGCGGGGCTGTTCCTGTGGCTCACCACCCCGCGCACGACCAAGGACGTGTCGCGCGCGTTGCAAGGCCAGCCCGAGGCGTTAGAGCAAGGGGCACAAGGCAAGGAAAACGGCGGCTGAGATATGTGCGGCATCATTGGTATCATTAGCGACACCCACGTGGCCGACCGGCTGGTCGACGGCCTCAAGCGGATGGAATACCGCGGCTACGACAGTTCGGGCGTGTGCACGCTAGAGGAGGAAGATGCGGGCGCGCGAATGGTGCGGCGCCGGGCCGAGGGCAAGCTCGGAAACCTGGTCGAAATTCTGCGCGAGAAACCGGCCCCCGGGACCATCGGGATCGCGCATACCCGCTGGGCCACGCATGGCGCGCCGACCAAGGCCAACGCGCACCCGCACGCCGGCAAGGCCGCGGCGCTGGTCCACAACGGCATCATCGAGAACTTCCGCTCGCTGCGCGACGAACTGACCGCCGAAGGCTACGCAGTGGAGAGCGAGACAGACAGCGAGGTCGTGGCGCTGCTCGTCAGCCGCGAAGTGGAGCGGGGCGCGAGCCCCGAAGACGCGGTGCGCACGGTCC is a window of Alteriqipengyuania lutimaris DNA encoding:
- a CDS encoding CpaF family protein, with the protein product MSAFGRRNGPGGMSSGSRPAFGNARPMKGKSTSRDDDSEGGEQFPPIPEEQRDGNDAPATPKPVGANRHADAHRRLNERSNAVHVKEEITGFEASVHKIKEQVLPRLLERIDPEAASTLTKDELAEEFRPIIMEVLAELKVTLNRREQFALEKVLIDELLGFGPLEELLQDPDVSDIMVNGPDQTYIEKKGKLTLAPIQFRDEQHLFQIAQRIVNQVGRRVDQTTPLADARLKDGSRVNVIVPPLSLRGTAISIRKFSEKPITLDMLRGFGSMDDKMATALKIAGACRMNVVISGGTGSGKTTMLNALSKMIDPGERVLTIEDAAELRLQQPHWLPLETRPPNLEGQGAITIGDLVKNALRMRPDRIILGEIRGAEAFDLLAAMNTGHDGSMCTLHANSPREALGRMENMILMGDIKIPKEAISRQIAESVDLIVQVKRLRDGSRRTTNITEVIGMEGDVIVTQELFKFEYLDEGEDGKIMGEFRSSGLRPYTLEKARQFGFDQAYLEACL
- a CDS encoding DMT family transporter, which translates into the protein MLLAVAGFSSLSVGDAIVKTMAGEWSPLGVAALRFTIGAIGLALLLWRSEGTASFRPRRPLLQIARGFCLAGATLCFFSAIFVMQLAEAMAIAFISPIIVAFLSGPLLKEKVRPAVWIATPVALIGVLLVLRPNFAELGWMALLPLISAAFFGTMVIANRAAAGDGSSLSMQAYIACIAAPFLVAAALVGHLSGAPSLQLDLPDWTVVARCALVALTASSAHWLAYMGTMRAGAATIAPMVYVQMIVAVALGYLLFGDVPDLPTISGAAIIIGAGLFLWLTTPRTTKDVSRALQGQPEALEQGAQGKENGG
- a CDS encoding O-antigen ligase family protein → MQTAPRGILSADTYQPTIGCTAQLTLPGLALGIALTTLVSAVLFATYQIALPNRALEGLRQTGVVFLAFEALVIILAMARGFEVGTLWNSLTRFTRFLLVVFFATFLWGGLVHSPAAAWATMVSLSAPFHVIFAFAIAHSLRPFGAAAMDVFEKIIFVAMAIFAVLVAVHFLTPPPAIDPVDIKWYIAVPGFISHRLLGAFAGGLLALFVADHVLRYRDSFAPWWAYGALVLLTGLTVWTGTRAALLGIGIALPVAWLCGLPRPTGRQAIALSACAALGIGLAILAIPYGSPHFRLFNGSDVASADAVSGGRLVYWSFILDAIAEHPLIGAGSGASMWILPAEAQQHIQPHNVVLQFLLSWGAFATAAALMLLAKFVRAVHVIAARHPSALPFLALLDCLLVVSLLDGMFHFARHFMLMMLASGVIFAIERHARGIDKPGAHA